The window CCGCCTGGCTCGCGGCCACGTCGATGGACCCTGCCGAGCAGATCGCCGCCGCCATCGACCTCGGTACCTGGCTCTCCAGCCTGGGAGATGGCGACCGTGACCTGTTGGCCGGCCGCATGGCCGGCCACACGCTGCAAGAGCTGGCCTGGCGCACCGACGCCTCGGTCTCCAGCACGTTCAAGCACCTGCGGGACCTCGGCAAGGACCTGGCCCAGCACGCCGGCATCCTGCTAGTGAAGAAGAAGCGGAAGCCGCGAGGCCGCACCGCGGTGGCTCGCTGCTGACCGCGGGTCGCGGTGGTGGAACGGGAGGCCGAACCGGCCCCTCGTTCTTAGCCCTCGCCGCCCGTGTAGGCGACCTGCCCCACCAATCTACCGACCCTTCAAGAGCGCCTTTAGGAGCTGCTTGGCGTGCACCTGGACGTCCTCGCCCGCCGCCGCGGCCGCCTTGGCCAGGACCTCGTAGACCGCAACCTCTTCCTCGGCGAACAAAAGTTCCAGAGCCCGGGTCTCTGTCAGTGCAACGTGGGAGTATCCGGAAGGAGTCGCCCAGAAGCACTTCTCGCACACGGACTTCTTCTTCGTGGTCGTGAAGTTCTTGCAGTGCTCGCAGGCCCAACTCTTTCTGCGCTGGCATGACGGACACAGCAGCATGAACTCGTCGACCTTTGTCAGGTCAGGGTCCCCGAAGATCTCGAAAGGAAGCCGGTGATCCACCTGCAAGAAGTTCTCGTCGAATCCGGCAAAGCAGACGGAGCACTTGGCCCCGTCCCGTGCCACGAGCGACTTCTTGAGCGCCTTGGGAAAGGCCTTCCGCCCGCCCAACTTGGAGCTCTTGGCGTCAGCCGGGTCTCCGATGGTGTACGCGGCGATCTTCCGGGTACCGCTCCTGGACGAGACCTTGAACGTAACGAGTGGAACGCCGTTGTCCAACACGTCCATGCGGGCGCGCGGCGGGTGATGGTAATCGTACTGGTCGTGGAGTTCCTCCGTCGTCACGTATCCTTCGCGAAGGATGTGCGCGAGCACGCGCTTTGGACGGGCGGCCTCGACCTTGTCGATCAAGTCCAGCAAGTCCTTGGGCAACTTCTTGCTCTTCGCCCGCTCGATCAGCTTCACAAACTCAGGGTTGTCGGTCGGCGACTTGGACACTGGGCGTTGGCGCTTTCTGCGCATGTCCCACGTTCACTTGTCCGCACGGGGCGACCGAAGGTCCTCGGCACGCGTCAGCACCGAACTCGCCCGCACCCCAAGCGCGGCCGAGATTCGCTCGATGTTGTCGATGCTGATGTTCTTCTCGCCGCGCTCGACGGCGCCCATGTACGTCCGGTGAACCCCAGCCAGTTCGGCCAAGTGCTCCTGGGAGATCTTGCGTGCTTCTCGTAGCTTCCGCACGGCAAGCCCGAAGGCTGTTCGAAGGGTCACGGCGAGGCGAATCTCAACACCTTGACTCCTGTTGGTCGACACTCTATAGGCAGCGCACATGCCGAAAGGTCTGAAGATGAACGTGCTTGATCTCTACTGCGGAGCCGGAGGCCTCAGCGCCGGCTTCGAGTTGCTGGAGACCTTCCGCGTCGTTGCGGGGCTGGACCACTTCGAGCCGGCCGTGAAGACGTTCTACCGAAACCATGTCGACGCAAATCGAAAGTTCGCGTCGCCGACCGACATCACGAGCGTCCGTGGGGAAGACCTCGAGAAGGAACTCGGCAAGATCGACATCGTCATCGGTGGCCCTCCTTGCCAGGGGTTCAGCCACGCTGGTCCGCGCACCGTCAAGGACGCCCGCCGAGACCACGTGTGGGAGTTCGCTCGCCTCGTCTCGGAGATCAAGCCAAAGGCGTTCGTGATGGAGAATGTCAACGGCCTGCTGGTGACCGGGCAGAAGAAGCGCGGCCAACTCCTGGAGGAGCTGACGGCGCACTACGAGAAGTGCGGCTACCGTGTTGTCTCTCAAGTACTGGACGCCGCGGACTACCTTGTCCCACAGCGCAGGAAGCGCCTGTTCATCGTTGGCGTCCGCTCCGGCAAGTTCGAGTTCCCGTTGCCGATGTCCGGTGCGGTACCGGACCTGTTCCACCGAGTGGAGCGGTTCTCGACGGTCAGCGATGCGCTTGGCGATCTGCCGGAGCCCAAGGGCCTGCCCGACCAGCCCTACGAGGCCTCGCCCCACGGCTGGCTCCAGCAGTACCTGCGGCACGGCTCCAACGGGCTGAACAACCACACCCCATCCAAGCACAGTCCAGACATGCTCCGGCGGCTCTCCAAGCAGGAGCCGGGCACCCGCCTCTACCCGAACTGGAACCACTCCTGGTTCCGACTGATCTTGGCGCAGCCGTCTCCCGCCGTGAAGGAGAATCACCGGGCGCCCTTCGTTCACCCGACAGCACCGCGCGTCACAACGCCGCGGGAATGCGCTCGGCTCCAGACCTTTCCTGACTGGTTCGTATTCGAGGGAACGAAGACCGCCCAGCTCATCCAGATCGGCAACGCTGTACCGGCGCTTCTCGGTCTTGCGGTAGCGACCGCGCTCGCCAAGTCGTTGGGTGCCAGTCTGAAGCTGACAGAGCGCGCCGCCATGGTGCCCTCCGCCGCTGTCCCGACATCTCGGGCGGAACGAAAGGGCCGACTGGCCGGGTAACACTCGAGATCCGCTCATGCCAAAGCTTGGTACGCGAGGGATGTTCTTCTGCAAGCTCTGCAAGGAGCCCACGACGCACGTCTTCAAGGAAGAGAACGGCAGGGAGAAGTACGTGTGCCTCTGCTGTGAGAGCGAGAAGGTCCGGGGCAAGGACGCGACGGAGCAGATCAAGAAGTCACGCAAGGGCGGGATGTACACGCCCCCGTAGACGGCGCAGTGACCCTGCCCTCCCGACTTGGAGCGCAAGAAGACCGTGCTCGCCGGGGGACTGCCTTGCCAGGCCTTCTCCCACTGAGTACCGCCTCAGCTAGATTCCACCGTGGCCGCGTCGCCTCGGCTGCCTGATGCCCCTGGCCACCGTCCCGTCGATGCCCGTCGCCTGCAACTGACCCCAGCCGGACCTCAAACGACCGTCGGCGAGCGGCCTGGCGGCCATGTCACGCTGCACGGCGGCTACGTCGCCGAGGCTGAGAGGTCGGAGCGGCAGGATATGAAGTAGAGGGGCTAGGGCCGATCACCCGAACGCCGCCGTCCTCGGGCGGCCGCCCCTCTCCATCGCCGAGGCGACCGCCGCGCCAGTAAGGCGCACGAGGAGCGGCCATGGGCTTCGCGCGCGTACCGAAGGTCGCCGGCATCGGCGAGAACACCGGGGACGACTACCGCTTCCCCGACGACAAGGCGGCCCGCGACTACATCATCGTGACCCGCGGGCGCACCCCGGAGCAGCTCGTGAGGATCACCACCGCCGGCATCACGGGCTTCTCGGTGGCGAAGGTGATGGCGAAGTTGGAGAGCGCGGGATGGGCGCTCGGTCCTCACGGCCCGGCAGCCAAGGAACCGCCCGGTCTCCCCGACGCCGCCGCGGTGGCCTTCCTCCGCGGACCGCCCGAGACCGTCGCGACCGAGCTGCTGAGCGTGGTCACCATGGCCCAGCAAGCAGTCCGGGCGCTGGAGCTGCTCGACGAGCTCGTCCCCCTTGCCCGGGAGCTCCGAGCCTTCCGGGAGCGCACGCCCGGGGCATCCGAGAGCCTGTCGAGCTGGCGGAGCGAGTTGCAGATGATCGCCGCGTTCACGCACTTCGCGGCGGAGCGCGAGGGCCTCGAACTCGGCGACAAGGAGATGGAGGCCTTCGCGCTCATCATCGGGTTCAGACTGCCGGAGGAGGAGTTCCACCGCGACCCGCTCACCACACGTGACCGCGCCCAGAACTGGCGCCGGACTCTCAACCGGGCCGAGGCGAACGGGATCATCGACGTCCTGCGGGCACTCGCCGACCAGGTGAAGTCGGAGACCCCGCCCACCAACGCTTAGGGCGTCACGGATTCGACCATACGCGCCGAACCGTGACTCACGGGGACTAAGCGTCTGGGGTAGGTGAGCGTCACGGATCGCTCTGTTCTGACCGATTCGAGAGGCTTTCCACCAAGTATAGTAGGCGTAGTTGAGAAGACCTCACCAGCACAACGAGGTCTTCATGCCCATCAACTTCAACACCAACCCCGACGCCACCACCATCATCGGCGTCTTCAACAAGAACAAGTCCACCACCACCAGCACCTGGAACTCGATGAGGGGGCGCAAGTGTCCCCCTAATGTGCGGGTTGAGTGGTGGTGGTGGCCGAATCCCAAGTTCATTCGAGTGGATGTGGGGCTTCCGGTCCTGGACACCTTCCACGCGGTCCTGGTCGCCGGTGAGGTGCGTCGTGCATGAGGCCGACATCACGGCCCTCATGGCCTTGCTGCTTCTGCGGACACTGACTCCACGTCGCCAGATCGACGTCACGCCCATCACGGCGCCCGTTGTCGCCGTCGAACTCGACCACAATGCAGGCGAGACCACCGTCGGCATCAAGTTGGCGGTGGAGATCAACGGTACGGCCCTGGTCCACACCGAGCTGGTGTTGGGCGCCTCGGTCTCGGTCACCTCCCTCACCGCCGCCATCGCTCGGTTCCTGGAGCAGGTAGGTGTCACGGTTCCTGTTAAGAGGAAGATCGGGCGGGTGTTCCTCGTGGCTCAGGATACCAAGGCCGTGCTCGGCCTCATCGAGAACGTCACCCGCGACACTCGCATCCGGCAGCTCGGCGAGGACGTCCACCACGCCGACTTCATGCCGGTCCAAGTCGGCACGGGCAGGTGGGTCCTCTCCCTCATCGACCTCCGGGCCTTCTTCCAGGACCGCGACATCGAGAACGTGGCTGACTTCATCGGCTTCGCCTCGGTCGAGGCCGTCTCCCACCAACTCGCCGGCCAGCTCGGCCGGGATGCTGCCCAGCGGCTGGCCACCGAGGGCCGGGGCGTGGCCGTCATCAGCCTGGCCTTCAAGCAGTTCCGGGACCGGATGCTGTCGAGGTGGGGGGCTGATCCACTCCGGAACCGCACCCTGGCGTCGCTCGCCGCCCGGGTGTTCCGCGGGAGCTTCCTCAAGTCGGGCCCGGCGCCGTGGAAGCGGCGACTGTCCGTGAAGAAGCGGAAGACCACATCCGGCTTTCGGGATGAGCGCCGGAACGAGAAGGTCTTCGCCGGCAACCCGGACGTCCGCCTCTCCGCCGCACGTGCGCTCTGGGGCGGCCTGATGATCGCGTTCCAGCGGGGGTTCGTCGTCCGGCCGCTCGTCGAGCTTGACACCATCAGCCTCTACCCGCACGCAGCGATCATCCAGGCCCTGCCCTACCAGCGCACCCGTTGGCGCGCACTTCGCGGCCTGGGAGAGATCGAACAGGTGGAGGGCTTCGCCACCGTCGAGTTCGAGTTCCCGCCCGACTGCGCCTACCCCAACTTGCCGACGGTGCGCGACGGCGTCCACCGGATGCACTTCACGCGCCGGGGCGTCAGCACCTGCACTGTTGCGGAGCTGCAGGTCGCCGTGCGGCTCGGTGCAAGAATCCAGATCATCAGCAGCCAGGTCTTCGAGCCGGGCGAACGTGAGCGTCAGCACGACCCGGGCGCCTACATGCGCGTCCTGCTGGCCGACAAGGCGAGCGCCCCCAAGGGGAGCATCCAGTACGAGATGTCCAAGCTGCTCGTCAATGCGCTCATCGGCAAGCTGGTGGAGCGGTTCGGCGGCTCGACCCTGCTGGACTTCGAGCGCACCGCGCAGCTCCAGGGCTTCGCGGCCGGCCTCGGGTCCACCGTCGCCAACTCCAGCACGCTGCACCAGGCGTTGAAGCGCAACCTGGATGCCGGCTCCATGTTCGCGCCGGAGTGGGCGGCGCTGATCATCGGCCGCGGTAGGGCGATCATGGGCGACGCCTGCGCGAAGGGCCAGGTCGCCCTGGTGTCGACCGACGCGGTGCTCGTCGCGCCCGGCACCGACCTCTCCTGCCCCGGACTCGACGCCCTACGCGCCGTCGGCTCGGATCTGCGGCTGGAGCACACCGCCGACGCTGCCTTCATCGCCAGGAATCGGTGTTACGCGCTCCTCCGCCGACCCGAGAACATCACGGAGAAGGACGACGTCCTCGCGTCGAACTCGAAGTGGGCGGTGATCAGGACGGCCAGGCACGGCCCGTCGGAGACGCCCGTTGAGTTCGCCGAGACGGTGCTCGCCTGCATCGCCGCTGGCCGCGACGTGGCGCCGGCGCGTGTCCGCGAGCGCCGCATCGGCGCCCATGAGGCGGTGCGCCTCGGCCGCCGCATCAACGAGGAGGTGTCGGAGCCGCACCGGACGACGTTCAGCTGGGATGGAAAGCGGCGCCTCCTGAACCGGGACGTGAACATCTTCACCGACGCGACCGCCACTGCACCCTACGAGACGCTGGGTGCGATGGAGGGCGCCGAGCGGCAGGCGCAGCGGTCGAAGAGTAAGCGGGAGCGGGTCACCTCGCGGGAGCAGGCGAAGAAGCTCCGCGCCGTGATGGCCCTGCTGGCCGACGGGCTCACCGTGGCCGAAGTAGCGCGCGAGGTGGGCGTGGAGCTGAACGTGGTGGAGGAGATCCGGCGACGGATGCCAGTCGGTAGCCGGGGGGCGCCATGACCCGCACGACCCGGTCCAGCAGCTCCCTCGTCGCGGCACTCGAGGAGTCCGGCCGCCGGATCTTCGAGACCGACACCGGCCGGCTCTACATTCGCTGTCCGTGGACACGCTGGCACGCTGACGTGCTCATCAAGCACGCCGAGATTGTCCTGGGCATCGAAGGGGTGTCACCGGACTTCCTCAAGTGCGAGATCTGCGGCCAGAAGAGCCACGGCGACGTGCTCCGGATTCTGGATCCCTGGGCGGTACACCGGGCGGTGCTCCGAGCGTTGGGTGTGGTTGATCCGCCCGCGGCGACTGACCCAGAGGAGGACCCGTCGTGAGCTCGCCGGGGAAGTCGGGGCGCTGGTTGTGCCGGTCGTGCGCGTGCATCACCGGAGAGCCGTACCGGTACCCCGAGTCACCGTGGACGTACTGCTCCAGGTCTGGGTGCGCGATGTCGGAACAGGAACAGGTCGTCGCGCTGGCTCGGCTCCAGAGGGAGGTCCACTTGCCGCCCCGGCTGGTTCCTGTCTCCGGCGCCGGAGCGCCAGCCCCCACCTCTGAGAAGCCGTTGATGACGGTGAAGGACGTCGGGGCGTTGCTCTCGAAGTCCAACCAGGCCGTCCACAAGATGATCGAGCGGGGTCAGCTTCCCGGCGTCACCCGCGTGGGCCGCCGCGTCTACGTCCGTCGGGCCGACCTGCTACGGTCCCTGGCCGAAGGGCGAGTGCCTTCACCTGGAAGGAGCAGGTGATGGCGGTTCAGGTCAGGCCCTACGTGGTGGCCATCAACCACGTCGAAGGCTGCGCCAAGCGCAAGTGCGGCCGGGAGTGCGTGCGCACCGTGGACGGGTGGGAAGTGGACGTCGTCGCGTACAGGGCCAACGGCGAGATGGTGCGGGACCGGAAGAAGGTCACCGGCTCCAAGACCGCCGCGTGGCGCTGGGGCGAGGAGCGCCAGAGCTTCCTGCTCCTGAATGGCAAGACCAAGCCGGTGGTGGCCCCGACGTTGAGGGTCTTCTGGCCCAGGTACCTCGGCGCGTGCCGCGCCAAGCGGTTGAAGCCCTCGACCCTGGTGCAAAAGGAGCTCATCTACGCCCACGACCTGGAGCCTCTGCTCGGGGACGTGCGGCTCGATGACATCACCGACCGGCGCATCTCGAAGCTGCTGGAGGCCAACGCCGAGAAGAACCCAAAGACCGTCAACAACATCCTGGTCAACGTGAACCAGCCGCTCAAGCTGGCGCTGAAGTGGGGCGAGATCAGCAAGATGCCCTGCACCATCGAGCTGCTGAAGGTGACCGACACCGAGGTCGCCTTCTACGAGCCCGAGATCTACGAGAAGATCCTGGAGGTGGCCAAGGGCATCGATCCCCGTATCGAGCTCCTGGTCCTCCTCGGTGGCGAGGCCGGCCTGCGCTGCGGCGAGATCATCGCGTTGGAGCAGGGCGACGTCGACCAGCAGCGGAACTACATCCACGTCCAGCGGTCGGAGTGGGAGGGCCACCTCACCACGCCGAAGTCTGGCCGGAGCCGCAAGATCGACATGACGGAGCGTCTGCGCTCCGCGCTCAAGAAGGCCCGGCACCTGCGCGGCGACCGGGTCCTGTGGCGCGAGGACGGCTTCCCCAAGGTCACCCAGGTGCTCTTGGCGAAGTGGATGGTCAGGGTGCAGAAGCTGGCCGGCGTGGAGGTTACCGGCGGCATCCACATCCTGCGGCACACGTTCTGCTCCAGGCTGGCGATGGCCGGCGCCCCGGCGCTGGCCATCAAGGAGCTGGCGGGCCACCAGTCCCTCGCCACCACGCAGAGGTACATGCACCTCTCGCCGAAGGCGAAGGAGAGCGCCGTGAAGCTGCTGGAGGGGGTGAGGTTTGACCAAACCTCTGGAGACATTGTGGAGACGGCCCAGGGGTCCGTGAGGAACCCCTGAGCCGTCAGGTACTTACGTAGTCGGGGAGACAGGATTTGAACCTGCGACCCCTTGGTCCCGAACCAAGTGCTCTACCAGGCTGAGCCACTCCCCGATGCTGCGGCGTCGGTGCTGCGCTCGCGGGTACGGGAGGCCCACGAACCGACGTAAGGCGGCGTGAATACTGGACCGCCGAACGGGTGTCAAGGCCCTTGCTCCCAGCAGGAATCGCCCTCGGTCCGGGGAGCAGGGCTTCACCCTGGGATCTGGAATGGCACCATCCGGGTCCTCGAACCGTCCGCCACCGGCGGCCCTGAGGGGCGGCGCCACCGAGGGTCGCCAGCGCCGCGCCGGCGGCCCCCCTCAGCGGACGCAGGCCGCCTCCAGCTCGGCGATCTCCTTGGGCACCCCGGCGGTCAGGTTCTGGTGGCCGTCGGCGGTGACCAGGATGTCGTCCTCGATGCGGATGCCCACGCCGCGCAGCCCCGGCGGCGCGGTCTCGTCGTCCTCGGCCACGTAGAGCCCGGGCTCGATGGTGAGCACCATGCCGGGCACCAGCGGCCGGCTGGCGCCGTCCACCTGGTAGTCGCCCACGTCGTGCACGTCCATGCCGAGCCAGTGGCTGGTGCGGTGCATGTAGTAGCGGCGGAAGCCCTGGTCGGCGATCCGCTCCTCCGGCGTGCCGGAGAGCAGCCCCATGGCGCACAGCCCCTCGGTGAGGCCGCGCACCGTGAGGTCGTGGAGCTGCTCCACCGTGGCGCCGGGGCGCACCGCCGCGATGGCCCGCTTCTGCACCTCCAGGCACAGCGTGTAGAGCCTGGCCTGGGCCTCGGTGAACTGGCCGGAGACCGGGAAGGTGCGGGTCACGTCGGCGGTGTAGAGCTGGTACTCGCCACCGGCGTCCACCAGGCAGACGTCGCCGTCCCGGAGCACCGCGTCGCCGGCCCGGTGGTGCAGGATGGTGGAGTTGGCGCCGCTGGCCACGATGGTGCCGTAGCCGGGCCCGCTGCCGCCGCGCCGCCGGAAGGCGTACTCGATCTCGGCCTGCACCTGGTGCTCGCGCCGCCCGGCCCAGCCGTCGCGCATGGCGG is drawn from Anaeromyxobacter sp. and contains these coding sequences:
- a CDS encoding DNA cytosine methyltransferase; the encoded protein is MNVLDLYCGAGGLSAGFELLETFRVVAGLDHFEPAVKTFYRNHVDANRKFASPTDITSVRGEDLEKELGKIDIVIGGPPCQGFSHAGPRTVKDARRDHVWEFARLVSEIKPKAFVMENVNGLLVTGQKKRGQLLEELTAHYEKCGYRVVSQVLDAADYLVPQRRKRLFIVGVRSGKFEFPLPMSGAVPDLFHRVERFSTVSDALGDLPEPKGLPDQPYEASPHGWLQQYLRHGSNGLNNHTPSKHSPDMLRRLSKQEPGTRLYPNWNHSWFRLILAQPSPAVKENHRAPFVHPTAPRVTTPRECARLQTFPDWFVFEGTKTAQLIQIGNAVPALLGLAVATALAKSLGASLKLTERAAMVPSAAVPTSRAERKGRLAG
- a CDS encoding HNH endonuclease → MSKSPTDNPEFVKLIERAKSKKLPKDLLDLIDKVEAARPKRVLAHILREGYVTTEELHDQYDYHHPPRARMDVLDNGVPLVTFKVSSRSGTRKIAAYTIGDPADAKSSKLGGRKAFPKALKKSLVARDGAKCSVCFAGFDENFLQVDHRLPFEIFGDPDLTKVDEFMLLCPSCQRRKSWACEHCKNFTTTKKKSVCEKCFWATPSGYSHVALTETRALELLFAEEEVAVYEVLAKAAAAAGEDVQVHAKQLLKALLKGR
- a CDS encoding helix-turn-helix domain-containing protein, whose amino-acid sequence is MTVKDVGALLSKSNQAVHKMIERGQLPGVTRVGRRVYVRRADLLRSLAEGRVPSPGRSR
- a CDS encoding site-specific integrase — encoded protein: MAVQVRPYVVAINHVEGCAKRKCGRECVRTVDGWEVDVVAYRANGEMVRDRKKVTGSKTAAWRWGEERQSFLLLNGKTKPVVAPTLRVFWPRYLGACRAKRLKPSTLVQKELIYAHDLEPLLGDVRLDDITDRRISKLLEANAEKNPKTVNNILVNVNQPLKLALKWGEISKMPCTIELLKVTDTEVAFYEPEIYEKILEVAKGIDPRIELLVLLGGEAGLRCGEIIALEQGDVDQQRNYIHVQRSEWEGHLTTPKSGRSRKIDMTERLRSALKKARHLRGDRVLWREDGFPKVTQVLLAKWMVRVQKLAGVEVTGGIHILRHTFCSRLAMAGAPALAIKELAGHQSLATTQRYMHLSPKAKESAVKLLEGVRFDQTSGDIVETAQGSVRNP
- a CDS encoding helix-turn-helix transcriptional regulator; the encoded protein is MCAAYRVSTNRSQGVEIRLAVTLRTAFGLAVRKLREARKISQEHLAELAGVHRTYMGAVERGEKNISIDNIERISAALGVRASSVLTRAEDLRSPRADK
- a CDS encoding aminopeptidase P N-terminal domain-containing protein is translated as MDHDASLYAARRARVFEAMERQGGGVMLLPAADEALRNGDAEYPFRQDSDFYWLTGFDEPQGCAVLSARPGERRFLLFVRPKDRAKEIWTGRRLGVEGATAVLGADAAFTVADQEAQLPGLLDAARTLWFKLGAADAWDARVVRLLVELRAGARTGRRAPGAVVEPGRILHELRLVKDATELGLLRKAADLTAEAHLSAMRDGWAGRREHQVQAEIEYAFRRRGGSGPGYGTIVASGANSTILHHRAGDAVLRDGDVCLVDAGGEYQLYTADVTRTFPVSGQFTEAQARLYTLCLEVQKRAIAAVRPGATVEQLHDLTVRGLTEGLCAMGLLSGTPEERIADQGFRRYYMHRTSHWLGMDVHDVGDYQVDGASRPLVPGMVLTIEPGLYVAEDDETAPPGLRGVGIRIEDDILVTADGHQNLTAGVPKEIAELEAACVR